A genomic region of Oenanthe melanoleuca isolate GR-GAL-2019-014 chromosome 25, OMel1.0, whole genome shotgun sequence contains the following coding sequences:
- the LOC130263073 gene encoding serine/threonine-protein kinase pim-1-like — translation MGSLLGRGGFGSVFSGTRLADGAPVAIKRVPRGRIRRWGELPNGARAPLEIVLLDKVSTGFPGVIQLLEWFELPSCFLLVLERPERCQDLSDFIAARRFLPEEEARGLFRQVLEAVRHCSSCGVLHRDIKPANIIIDLDSGQLKLIDFGCGTFLQDTVYTQFAGTLSYSPPEWTHLKCYHGEAATIWSLGILLYQMVCGKHPFQKGRDIIWGQLKFPQQLSQGGSSSLGTGNTSAGRQLWARDHPALAAAEEVAHVLLSSKTGN, via the exons ATGGGTTCGCTGCTGGGCAGAGGCGGCTTCGGCAGCGTCTTCTCGGGCACCCGGCTCGCGGACGGCGCCCCG GTGGCCATCAAGCGCGTGCCGCGGGGTCGCATCCGGCGCTGGGGCGAGCTG CCCAACGGCGCCCGTGCGCCCCTGGAGATCGTGCTGCTGGACAAGGTGTCCACTGGCTTCCCTGGAGTCATTCAGCTGCTGGAGTGGTTCGAGCTTCCCAGCTGCTTCTTGTTGGTGCTGGAGCGTCCGGAGCGATGTCAGGACCTCTCTGATTTCATCGCGGCTCGGAGGTTCCTGCCGGAGGAGGAGGCGCGGGGGCTGTTCCGCCAGGTGCTGGAGGCCGTGcggcactgcagcagctgcggGGTCCTGCACAGGGACATCAAACCGGCCAACATAATCATCGACCTGGACAGCGGGCAGCTCAAACTGATTGACTTTGGCTGTGGCACCTTTCTCCAGGACACAGTCTACACCCAGTTTGCAG GAACACTGTCCTACAGCCCCCCAGAATGGACCCACCTCAAATGCTACCACGGCGAGGCAGCAACGATCTGGTCCCTGGGTATCCTGTTGTACCAGATGGTCTGCGGGAAGCACCCGTTCCAGAAGGGCCGGGACATCATCTGGGGCCAGCTCAAGTTCCCACAACAGCTCTCTCAAGGTGGATCCTCatctctgggcacagggaataCCAGTGCTGGGAGACAGCTGTGGGCTCGTGAccatcctgctctggcagctgctgaggaggtggCACATGTCCTGCTGTCCTCCAAAACAGGGAATTGA
- the LOC130263065 gene encoding olfactory receptor 14C36-like, with amino-acid sequence MITFLTDPLAKTQQMSNSSSISHFLLLALADTRQLQLLHFCLFLGISLAALLGNGLIISAVACGHHLHTPMFFFLLNLALTDLGCICTTVPKAMHNSLWDTRTISYAGCAAQVVFFVFCTTTEYFHLTIMCYDRYVSICKPLHYGTLLGSRACAHMAAAAWASGFLYSLLHTANTFSLPLCHGNALGQFFCEIPHILKLSCSNSYLRELGLLAVSVCLYFGCFVFIIFSYVQIFRAVLRIPSEQGRHKAFSTCLPHLVVLSLFVSTAFFAYLKPPSISSPSLDMSLSVLYSVVPPALNPLIYSLRNQELKAAVWTLMTKGFQEH; translated from the coding sequence atgatcACTTTTCTTACAGATCCCCTTGCCAAGACacagcaaatgtccaacagcagctccatcagccacttcctcctgctggcactggcagacacgcggcagctgcagctcctgcacttctgcctcttcctgggcatctccctggctgccctcctgggcaacggcctcatcatcagcgccgtagcctgcggccaccacctgcacacccccatgttcttcttcctgctcaacctggccctcactgacctgggctgcatctgcaccactgtgcccaaagccatgcacaattccctctgggacaccaggacaaTCTCTtatgcaggatgtgctgcacaggtggttttttttgttttctgcacaACAACAGAGTATTTCCacctgaccatcatgtgctacgaccgctacgtgtccatctgcaaacccctgcactatgggaccctcctgggcagcagagcttgtgcccacatggcagcagctgcctgggccagtggctttctctattcactgctgcacacagccaatacattttccctgcccctgtgccatggcaatgctctgggccagttcttctgtgaaatcccacacatcctcaagctctcctgctcaaaTTCCTACCTCAGGGAACTTGGTCTCCTTGCTGTTAGTGTTTGTTTATATTTCggttgttttgtgttcattattttctcctatgtgcagatcttcagggctgtgctgaggatcccctctgagcagggacggcacaaagccttttccacctgcctccctcacctggttGTTCTCTCCCTGTTTGTCAGCACAGCATTCTTTGCCTacctgaagcccccctccatctcctccccatccctggatatgtcactgtcagttctgtactcggtggtgcctccagccctgaaccccctcatctacagcctgaggaaccaggagctcaaagcTGCAGTGTGGACACTGATGACTAAAGGATTTCAGGAACATTAA
- the LOC130263061 gene encoding zinc finger protein 239-like has product MSMSREPQADKELSTDSREDKSPRHSLGQEAVCSGSTAQECNGEEKPRRSRSRRGCKRTARGSQQERASPGRGGGRSSELGLREQLHHGKKPHKCSECEKIFRWKAELIRHQRIHTGERPYECGECGKRFSQTSSRTVHQRIHTGERPYECDQCRKRFQTGFKLRQHYRTHTDERPYECPDCGLGFKQSSALITHWRIHTGERPYECDKCRKGFLTSSDLRRHYRSHRDEKPFCCSDCGKGFKSNSALNNHRLIHTGERPYECDKCRKGFPNSSRLVRHYRIHTDERPFSCSDCGRCFRERSHLVTQQRIHTAERPYECPECGKCFSQSSHLTRHQQSLH; this is encoded by the exons ATGTCGATGTCCCGGGAGccgcaggcag acaaggagctgagcacggacagcagggaggacaaatccccGCGGCACAGCCTCGGGCAAGAGGCCGTTTGCAGCGGCTCCACGGCGCAGGAATGCAacggggaggaaaagccccgcAGATCccgcagcaggaggggctgcaaacgcaCAGCCCGAGGATCACAGCAGGAAAGAGCTAGCCCGGGCCGGGGAGGCGGCCGGAGCTCGGAGCTGGGGCTGCGTGAGCAGCTTCACCATGGGaagaagccccacaagtgctcaGAATGTGAGAAGATATTCAggtggaaagcagagctgatcAGACACCAGAGAATCCACACAGGGGAacggccctacgagtgtggggaatgtgggaagagattcAGCCAGACCTCAAGCCGGACTGtgcaccagaggatccacactggagagaggccctacgagtgtgatcaatgcaggaagaggtttcagaccgGCTTCAAGCTCCGCCAGCACTATCGCACTCACACGGATGAGAGGCCTTATGAGTGTCCTGACTGTGGGCTGGGCTtcaagcagagctctgctctcatCACCCACtggcgcatccacactggggagaggccctacgagtgtgataaatgcaggaagggGTTTCTGACCAGCTCTGATCTCCGCAGGCACTATCGCAGTCACAGGGATGAGAAGCCGTTCTGCTGCTCcgactgtgggaagggcttcaagtCCAACTCTGCCCTCAACAACCACCGGctcatccacactggggagagaccctacgagtgtgataaatgcaggaagggGTTTCCGAACAGCTCTCGTCTCGTCAGGCACTATCGCATTCATACAGATGAGAGGCCGTTCAGCTGCTCCGACTGCGGGAGGTGCTTCAGGGAAAGGTCACACCTCGTCACCCAACAGCGCATCCACACCGCAgagagaccctacgagtgtcccgagtgtgggaagtgcttctcacagagctctcACTTGACCAGACACCAACAGAGTCTCCACTGA